GCGGTCCTGCGCGACGAGGCTCATGCAGCCGAACGCGGCGAGCAGGGTGAGCAGGATGGCGAGGCCTTCCGTGCCGTACTTGCCGATCTTTTCTTCGATCCAGCCCAGCCAGTGGAGTTCCTTTTCTTCGTCGAACAGGAAGTTGAGGAAGACCAGCAGCAGGAACGCGCCGCCGAACGCGGCCACTTCGGCGTGGCGCGACGCCAGGTTGCGGGCATACTCGGCCGGGCTGTCCACCGCCATGTGCCAGACGTCGATGAGACCGAGGCCGGTCGCGACCGACACGATCAGCAGGGGAAACAGCAGGCGCATGCCGAACACGGCGACGACGATGCCGACCGTGAGGAACAGCTTTTGCCAGAACGCGTTCCAGTTGCGCAGGACGGAGGCGTTGACGACCGCGTTGTCGAACGAGAGCGAGATTTCGAGCACGCCCAGCACGGCCGCGATCCACAGGCCTTGCACGAGGCCGGCGGCGCCGCCGTGGGAAAAGCCCCACCAGCCGGCCAATGCCAGCAGGACGGCGGCGACCACGAACGACAACCTGAAATGTTGCATGCACGGCTCCTTATTGACTGAAATACCACACGGCGGATATTAACCCGGTTCCCTCTCTGACGGGCGCATCGGATGTCGTCTTGACAAGCATGGCGACGGCCGCATCGAATTGCTCTCGCGACATGGCATCTGCCATAATGCCGCCCGGCGTCATGCCTCCCGTATTTCAGCCTGAATGGATTTCGC
This genomic stretch from Massilia putida harbors:
- a CDS encoding DUF475 domain-containing protein, encoding MQHFRLSFVVAAVLLALAGWWGFSHGGAAGLVQGLWIAAVLGVLEISLSFDNAVVNASVLRNWNAFWQKLFLTVGIVVAVFGMRLLFPLLIVSVATGLGLIDVWHMAVDSPAEYARNLASRHAEVAAFGGAFLLLVFLNFLFDEEKELHWLGWIEEKIGKYGTEGLAILLTLLAAFGCMSLVAQDRKLSVLIAGVVGVLVYVGVNWFSGLLEEEESDPAVGKLISQGSLGGFIYLEVLDASFSFDGVIGAFAITNDVVVIMLGLAIGAMFVRSLTVFLVHKGTLEEFVFLEHGAHYAIGILALIMFASVEYEIPEWFTGLSGVAFILISLWSSIRYKKREALESAT